The following are encoded together in the Elusimicrobiota bacterium genome:
- a CDS encoding acylneuraminate cytidylyltransferase family protein: MGNKDILAIIPARGGSKSVLKKNIHLLAGKPLIVYTIEAAKRSALLTRTIVSTDDEEIARIARDLGAEVPFMRPAEHASDQAEDLPVFKHALQWFNKHERWVPEIVCRLAPTSPLRRAEHIDAACRLLLGSPQADSVRSVCEAPKHPLKMWRIKNGDLAPFVPLEVFGIREPYNKPRQALPEAYVQNGVVEAIRSKTILEKNSMSGEKILSLVVAPEDSVNIDGPLDFLWAEFLISQRKGSVK; the protein is encoded by the coding sequence ATGGGCAATAAAGACATTCTGGCGATTATCCCGGCCAGAGGCGGATCAAAGTCCGTGCTTAAGAAAAATATCCATTTATTGGCGGGCAAACCGCTGATCGTTTATACGATTGAAGCGGCCAAACGATCGGCCTTGCTGACCAGGACCATTGTCTCAACCGATGATGAAGAAATCGCCCGCATTGCCAGGGATTTGGGCGCGGAAGTTCCGTTTATGCGCCCTGCGGAGCATGCCTCGGACCAAGCCGAGGACCTGCCGGTGTTTAAACACGCGCTTCAATGGTTCAACAAGCATGAGCGTTGGGTCCCGGAAATCGTCTGCCGTTTGGCGCCCACGTCGCCCTTGCGGCGCGCCGAGCATATCGACGCCGCCTGCCGCTTGCTTTTGGGTTCGCCCCAAGCGGATTCCGTGCGTTCTGTTTGCGAAGCCCCGAAGCATCCGTTGAAAATGTGGCGGATCAAGAACGGAGACTTGGCGCCGTTCGTGCCGCTCGAAGTGTTCGGGATTCGCGAACCTTACAATAAGCCCCGCCAGGCGCTGCCTGAAGCTTATGTTCAAAACGGCGTGGTGGAAGCCATCCGGTCGAAAACCATACTTGAAAAGAATTCCATGAGCGGCGAGAAAATATTGTCCTTGGTCGTCGCTCCCGAGGATTCCGTCAATATCGACGGCCCCCTCGATTTTTTATGGGCTGAATTTTTAATCTCACAAAGGAAGGGATCGGTAAAATGA
- a CDS encoding Gfo/Idh/MocA family oxidoreductase, which translates to MKIIVIGTGSVGKRHLGNLQSLGVKDLAVCDRREDRLKEVAEKFGVKNLYKELNAEALAGATGAVIATPPHIHVPIANKLLEAGISVMIEKPLAHASDGTKPMLELADKKKCFVMTGYTYRFWPPLMKIKELLTQGAIGKIYDVRITFSEYLPDWHPWEDYRSFYMAKKEEGGGALLDESHTVDFARWLFGDIEEVYAVNGKISHLEITSDDLAVLLVRFKGGTVGTIHMDIFGRAHRKDMEVMGEKGNIYWNFYDNEVRLYHADQKKWESFPFTCERNQMFMDEVKHFLACLEGKERPMVDGKDGLKTLMCLLAAQESARTKKAVSLN; encoded by the coding sequence ATGAAAATCATCGTGATCGGAACAGGATCCGTCGGAAAGCGGCATTTGGGCAATCTGCAATCATTGGGCGTCAAGGATTTGGCGGTGTGCGATCGACGCGAGGACCGGCTCAAGGAAGTGGCCGAAAAATTCGGCGTCAAAAATCTTTACAAAGAGCTTAATGCCGAAGCCTTGGCCGGCGCCACAGGCGCGGTGATCGCCACGCCGCCGCACATTCATGTGCCCATCGCCAATAAGCTGCTGGAAGCCGGCATTTCGGTGATGATTGAAAAGCCCCTGGCCCACGCCTCGGACGGGACCAAGCCCATGCTGGAATTGGCCGATAAGAAAAAATGTTTCGTCATGACCGGATATACGTACCGGTTTTGGCCGCCCTTAATGAAAATCAAAGAGCTGTTGACGCAAGGCGCGATCGGAAAAATTTACGACGTGCGCATCACCTTCAGCGAATATTTGCCCGATTGGCACCCGTGGGAGGATTACCGCAGCTTTTACATGGCCAAAAAAGAGGAAGGCGGCGGCGCTTTGCTCGATGAAAGCCATACCGTGGATTTCGCGCGCTGGCTATTCGGCGACATCGAGGAAGTGTACGCGGTCAACGGTAAAATCAGCCATCTGGAAATCACCAGCGATGATTTGGCTGTTTTGCTCGTTCGGTTCAAAGGCGGAACCGTCGGGACCATTCATATGGATATTTTCGGCCGCGCGCACCGCAAGGACATGGAAGTGATGGGCGAGAAAGGCAATATTTATTGGAATTTTTACGACAACGAAGTGCGGCTGTACCACGCGGATCAGAAAAAATGGGAATCATTCCCCTTCACCTGCGAGCGCAATCAAATGTTTATGGATGAGGTCAAGCACTTTTTGGCCTGCCTTGAAGGCAAGGAGCGGCCCATGGTGGACGGCAAAGACGGCTTGAAAACCTTGATGTGCCTGTTGGCCGCCCAGGAATCAGCCCGGACCAAAAAAGCGGTATCGCTGAATTAA
- a CDS encoding glycosyltransferase family 39 protein, translated as MPKTKKMGNDRALIAVLCVMGLAHLIGLDWGLPSQKRAEMVLAGRADANDPALYVKLEENRKQAYQVSIASQALAGFPDPYFPDPRKIVKVEGWTNPFHPFLLYAYSGFLLRTGDGDEQIFLTSLSRMNPRKLDFNPHHYFHAGLYIYSLGGVLLVSKKLGLLNLVPDIKFYYQHPHEMGKLFYAGRLYSVFWGLAGAWLLYGLVLRIFNRNTARWAAFLYLAAPVTYYITHVLKGHALGTALVFALLRGCLNIAETGQLKWYALSSLLGGMIVGTQPHIWFSALAVPWAHIGGKRWARPQSWGRVIFDYRLWLCPVFGILGFIAVSPYIFSAFSEWYHTVTGLSAVATRMSFNPWQWMKAWFLGLGSGLNLAAFALASFGFFSTLAAWPRLDMGKRFLAGFTAGYFMLFALYMGHVVEGFSSFGRHAMPLIGLFCVYGAWTLDSLFSAPKPWQRALAAAAGLYIAAVAGWHTHNYWSDARNASYYEAGRWISQNIPKRSSVGMSHLPHTDLCPPFDFANYALWTNAFNNNINPETDEMPDYFLLVRNPNFEPLPVRWTEPFKRFQEFYEPARLFGPKPRFWDFTDHFSGANYPVWIYKRKT; from the coding sequence ATGCCAAAAACAAAAAAAATGGGAAACGACCGGGCGCTGATCGCCGTGCTCTGCGTGATGGGTTTGGCCCATCTCATCGGCCTTGATTGGGGACTGCCGTCGCAGAAACGGGCGGAGATGGTGTTGGCGGGCCGCGCAGACGCGAATGACCCGGCCCTCTACGTCAAACTCGAAGAGAACCGCAAACAGGCTTATCAGGTTTCCATCGCCAGCCAGGCGCTGGCCGGCTTCCCCGACCCTTATTTTCCCGACCCGCGAAAAATCGTCAAAGTCGAGGGATGGACAAATCCTTTTCATCCGTTCCTGCTCTACGCCTACAGCGGATTTTTGCTGCGCACCGGAGACGGGGACGAGCAAATTTTTCTCACTTCTCTTTCCCGCATGAACCCCAGAAAACTTGATTTCAACCCGCACCATTATTTCCACGCGGGGCTTTATATTTACAGTTTGGGCGGGGTCTTGCTCGTGTCCAAAAAACTCGGACTCCTTAACCTCGTGCCCGACATCAAATTTTATTATCAGCACCCCCATGAAATGGGCAAACTTTTTTATGCCGGACGCCTGTACAGCGTTTTCTGGGGGCTTGCCGGGGCCTGGCTGCTTTATGGATTGGTGCTGCGGATTTTCAACCGCAATACCGCGCGTTGGGCCGCATTCCTCTATTTAGCGGCTCCGGTCACTTATTACATCACCCATGTTCTCAAAGGCCATGCCTTGGGCACGGCCCTTGTTTTTGCGCTGCTGCGCGGCTGCCTGAACATAGCGGAAACCGGACAGTTGAAATGGTATGCGTTGAGCAGCCTTTTAGGCGGGATGATCGTGGGCACACAGCCTCATATCTGGTTTTCGGCCTTGGCCGTGCCCTGGGCGCATATCGGGGGGAAACGCTGGGCGCGCCCGCAATCCTGGGGCCGCGTTATTTTTGATTATCGTCTGTGGCTATGCCCCGTCTTCGGAATTCTCGGATTTATCGCGGTCAGCCCCTATATTTTCAGCGCTTTCAGCGAATGGTACCACACGGTGACCGGTCTTTCCGCGGTGGCCACGCGCATGTCCTTTAATCCTTGGCAATGGATGAAAGCTTGGTTCCTGGGTTTAGGCAGCGGCCTTAACCTGGCGGCATTCGCCTTGGCCTCGTTCGGATTTTTCTCAACATTAGCGGCCTGGCCGCGATTGGACATGGGCAAACGCTTCTTGGCGGGATTCACCGCAGGGTATTTCATGCTGTTCGCCTTATACATGGGCCATGTCGTCGAAGGTTTCAGCAGTTTCGGCCGCCATGCCATGCCGCTGATCGGCCTATTCTGCGTTTACGGAGCCTGGACGCTCGATTCCTTATTCTCGGCGCCTAAGCCATGGCAGCGGGCCTTGGCCGCAGCCGCCGGCTTATATATCGCGGCCGTAGCCGGCTGGCATACGCATAACTATTGGTCCGATGCCCGGAATGCTTCTTATTATGAGGCGGGACGCTGGATATCCCAAAACATCCCCAAACGTTCTTCCGTCGGCATGAGCCACCTGCCTCATACGGACCTTTGCCCGCCCTTTGATTTCGCGAATTACGCCCTATGGACCAATGCGTTTAACAACAACATCAACCCTGAAACCGATGAAATGCCGGATTATTTTTTGCTGGTGAGGAACCCGAATTTCGAACCCTTGCCCGTGCGATGGACCGAGCCCTTCAAACGGTTTCAGGAATTTTACGAACCCGCGCGCTTATTCGGGCCCAAACCGCGATTCTGGGATTTCACCGATCATTTCAGCGGCGCGAATTACCCGGTTTGGATCTATAAAAGAAAAACTTAA
- a CDS encoding glycosyltransferase — MISLLAPAYNEEDVIREFVRSIYAKVSLQEDWELIIVDDGSMDRTGAILKELAGEHPNLRVVTHARNQNLGGALKSGIAAAKGRIIVTMDADCAHPPELIGAMTAALANADVCAASRFVPGGGMLRVPIHRRAMSRLANFLYRVFFLSPVKDNTGGFKAYNASLLKSVAIEEHGFAVQLEIMTKLIANKARFTEIPFVLTNRDLGISKLNYVTAVPGYLKRVLILLIQRWS; from the coding sequence GTGATCTCCCTGCTGGCCCCCGCCTACAATGAAGAGGACGTCATTCGCGAATTTGTTCGTTCGATTTACGCCAAGGTCTCCCTTCAAGAAGATTGGGAGCTCATTATCGTCGATGACGGTTCCATGGATCGAACGGGCGCCATTCTCAAGGAGCTCGCGGGCGAACACCCCAACCTGCGCGTCGTCACCCATGCTCGAAACCAAAATTTGGGCGGCGCGCTCAAATCCGGCATTGCCGCAGCCAAAGGCAGAATCATCGTCACCATGGACGCGGATTGCGCGCATCCTCCCGAACTCATCGGAGCGATGACGGCCGCTTTAGCGAACGCCGACGTTTGCGCGGCTTCCCGATTCGTGCCCGGCGGCGGCATGCTGCGCGTGCCGATTCATCGCCGGGCCATGAGCCGGCTGGCCAATTTTTTGTACCGGGTTTTTTTCTTGTCTCCAGTTAAGGATAATACCGGCGGTTTCAAAGCTTACAATGCGTCATTGCTTAAGTCGGTTGCCATCGAAGAACATGGGTTCGCCGTGCAGCTTGAAATCATGACCAAACTCATCGCCAACAAAGCGCGGTTTACGGAAATTCCTTTTGTCCTGACCAATCGGGATCTGGGCATCTCAAAACTCAACTATGTCACCGCGGTTCCAGGGTATCTCAAACGGGTGCTGATCCTACTGATCCAGCGCTGGTCTTAA
- a CDS encoding polysaccharide biosynthesis C-terminal domain-containing protein: MLKSLREGEQRTIGYYTKKTAAIFAGDALGQTLQLALSVWMARALGPTQLGFLILLMAIAAYAEKFGRFTIDKAAVYLLGKGAFGFSQVQRHLFLISLTLAAVWVALAFLLKETIYINLLKSQNVPPAAFVLAVLHIPLVIQIINGRMLFTQTGMARPYNTSLWLTGAIQLSILAALKLILGSVNVTLALGAGLIGHLATTAYIQRGLKGVDPGQPFRLNFSLIKELFSRGIRYYAITITHFLLLRLDLFLVAYYLDPRQVAFYSLATTAGQLLWRLPQVAGVFFFPLSAGIKSDAEAARFAANTLRHVSYWLVLGAAAGVFLITPATRLLYGPDYLPLVNAFLALLPGIVTMGAAKIFLEYFNARAWTKPPMRAVAAGLILNVVLNLALLPQWGIIGASIASSASYTLTMALMGISFLQKSSLGIMALMPQKEDLKFYAKHLRLKTSTGA, translated from the coding sequence GTGTTAAAAAGCTTACGGGAAGGAGAACAACGAACCATCGGCTACTACACTAAAAAAACCGCCGCTATTTTCGCAGGAGACGCCCTGGGCCAAACGCTGCAGTTGGCGCTGAGCGTTTGGATGGCCCGCGCTTTGGGCCCGACTCAGTTGGGATTCCTGATTCTGCTGATGGCCATTGCGGCCTATGCCGAAAAATTCGGCCGCTTCACCATCGATAAAGCCGCTGTTTATCTTTTGGGCAAAGGCGCGTTCGGTTTCAGCCAAGTCCAGCGCCACCTCTTTTTGATCTCCTTGACCCTGGCCGCTGTTTGGGTCGCTTTGGCTTTCCTGCTTAAAGAAACGATTTACATCAATCTGCTCAAGTCCCAAAACGTGCCGCCCGCGGCTTTTGTCCTGGCTGTTTTGCACATCCCTCTGGTGATTCAAATCATCAACGGCCGCATGCTGTTCACCCAAACCGGCATGGCCCGCCCTTACAATACCAGTCTTTGGCTGACCGGAGCCATCCAGTTGTCGATTTTAGCGGCGCTCAAGCTTATTTTGGGAAGCGTGAACGTGACCCTGGCGCTGGGAGCGGGCTTAATCGGGCACCTGGCGACCACCGCCTATATTCAACGCGGGCTCAAAGGCGTCGACCCAGGCCAACCCTTCCGCCTGAATTTCTCCCTGATCAAAGAGCTATTCAGCCGCGGCATCAGGTACTACGCGATCACCATCACTCACTTTTTGCTGTTAAGGCTCGACCTCTTCTTGGTGGCTTATTATCTTGATCCGCGCCAAGTGGCGTTTTATTCGTTGGCCACGACCGCCGGGCAGCTTCTGTGGCGGCTTCCCCAGGTCGCCGGGGTTTTCTTCTTTCCTCTGTCCGCCGGCATCAAATCAGACGCGGAGGCGGCTCGATTCGCCGCGAATACCCTGCGGCATGTGAGTTACTGGCTGGTTTTAGGCGCGGCCGCCGGCGTTTTCTTGATCACTCCGGCCACCCGATTGCTTTATGGTCCGGATTATTTGCCTCTGGTCAACGCTTTCCTGGCTCTATTGCCCGGGATCGTTACCATGGGCGCCGCCAAAATCTTCCTGGAATACTTCAATGCCAGGGCCTGGACCAAGCCGCCGATGCGGGCGGTTGCCGCGGGCTTAATCCTCAACGTCGTCCTTAATTTGGCGCTTCTTCCTCAATGGGGCATTATCGGCGCTTCCATCGCTTCCAGCGCAAGCTATACGCTGACCATGGCTCTGATGGGGATTTCTTTCCTGCAAAAATCCTCTTTGGGCATCATGGCCCTGATGCCGCAGAAGGAAGATTTGAAATTTTACGCCAAACACTTGCGCCTGAAAACATCAACCGGCGCATGA
- a CDS encoding methyltransferase domain-containing protein yields MAKPSDLRNLLDKQKVFVEQFLKTTGYTDRPCYRALSDFSREFLAKTPPGSTVIDFAAGHCLWEPFFADCRYLAFDLGVSNVPARPHWSWVGDVYHTPLRNATADSVICMSTLGHLAYPQRALSEIHRVLKPGGHFLMMSEFGKAGHHEPHDYCRLSDHALQTYLDELGFDILRLEGSNSFLTTIFDLIENCWWKTGFEDLKSPLRWFAGLFMRLSLRFGLIKLLYGLDRGRSLGKNLMPVYFLTLARKK; encoded by the coding sequence ATGGCGAAGCCTTCTGATCTTCGAAATTTGCTCGACAAACAGAAAGTCTTTGTTGAGCAATTCCTTAAGACAACAGGGTATACCGATCGTCCCTGTTACAGGGCTTTGTCTGATTTTTCCAGAGAATTTTTAGCGAAGACGCCGCCCGGTTCGACTGTGATCGACTTTGCGGCCGGCCATTGCCTTTGGGAGCCTTTCTTCGCCGATTGCCGGTATTTGGCCTTCGATCTGGGCGTCAGCAATGTTCCCGCTCGTCCCCACTGGAGTTGGGTGGGCGATGTCTATCACACTCCGCTTCGTAACGCTACGGCGGATTCCGTTATTTGTATGTCGACCTTGGGCCATTTGGCTTATCCACAGAGAGCATTAAGTGAAATTCATCGCGTTCTTAAGCCCGGCGGTCATTTTTTAATGATGAGTGAATTCGGCAAAGCGGGGCATCATGAGCCGCATGATTATTGCCGGCTCAGTGATCATGCGCTGCAAACCTACCTGGATGAATTGGGGTTTGATATTTTACGATTGGAGGGTTCGAATTCATTTTTAACGACGATTTTTGATCTTATCGAGAATTGCTGGTGGAAAACGGGATTTGAGGATTTGAAATCGCCCTTGCGTTGGTTTGCGGGCTTATTCATGAGATTGTCGTTGCGATTCGGTTTGATCAAATTGCTTTACGGGTTAGATCGAGGGCGGTCCTTGGGAAAAAATTTGATGCCTGTGTATTTTTTAACGTTAGCCCGCAAAAAATAA
- a CDS encoding glycosyltransferase family 9 protein, giving the protein MKRLLRFAGALVEMARIRFWWVGHPHVSQGRPLPEAPRIFVPCYCGLGDMIFLFPLFRAIKKALPKAKLTVLARPGSPAEELARGNKDVDDVRAVDLYRLSGAERGALSREIETRSYDAVLVTCANPVRVFLPAFYKIPLRIGHCRNLDIPWRWSRWPDYLKNKFHFEIWQEGWFRRFLFNRTVTIDVRADHAHDIDKCLRLAEGLGISVASAERHPLIELAPEHRAFAERFLSDNNLAGKKILGLSLGVSADLGFKQWGVERLAQSAQRLAVDHHLAVLLFGSREETSAAEKFRQTARIPCESAVGKTNVHQMAALLSRCAVFLANDTGPAKLAMAMNVPTAIVWGPSDRYGGGAWNQQNQLTIHNNMPCSPCFLTGLTLRGEGVLNHQNCGHRNCLNALSIDDVCGKVKELIGHGSS; this is encoded by the coding sequence ATGAAGCGATTGCTGCGTTTTGCCGGAGCCTTGGTGGAGATGGCCCGCATCCGGTTTTGGTGGGTGGGTCATCCGCATGTGAGTCAAGGGCGGCCCTTGCCTGAGGCGCCCAGAATTTTTGTTCCTTGTTATTGCGGCTTAGGAGATATGATTTTTCTTTTCCCCCTGTTCCGGGCCATCAAAAAAGCCCTCCCAAAGGCCAAGTTGACTGTTTTGGCGCGGCCCGGTTCGCCCGCCGAAGAATTGGCCCGTGGCAATAAGGACGTTGATGATGTGCGGGCCGTCGACCTCTATCGTTTATCGGGCGCCGAGCGCGGCGCGCTTTCACGTGAGATCGAAACCCGGTCTTATGATGCCGTCTTGGTTACTTGCGCGAATCCGGTTCGCGTTTTCCTGCCCGCTTTTTACAAGATTCCGCTGCGCATCGGGCATTGCCGGAATTTGGATATTCCATGGCGTTGGAGCCGTTGGCCGGACTATCTTAAAAATAAATTCCATTTCGAAATCTGGCAAGAGGGATGGTTCCGGCGTTTTTTGTTCAATCGCACGGTCACGATCGATGTCCGCGCCGACCACGCTCATGACATCGACAAATGCCTGCGTTTAGCCGAGGGCTTGGGCATTTCCGTCGCATCGGCCGAGCGCCATCCATTGATCGAGCTCGCGCCGGAGCATCGGGCGTTCGCTGAGCGATTCTTATCGGACAATAATCTGGCGGGCAAAAAAATTCTCGGATTGAGCCTGGGCGTCAGCGCGGATTTAGGCTTTAAGCAATGGGGCGTCGAGCGTTTGGCTCAAAGCGCCCAACGTTTGGCCGTGGATCATCACCTGGCCGTTCTTTTATTCGGCTCGCGCGAAGAAACGTCCGCAGCCGAGAAGTTCCGGCAGACTGCGCGCATTCCGTGCGAAAGCGCGGTGGGCAAAACCAATGTCCATCAAATGGCCGCCCTGCTTTCGCGCTGCGCTGTTTTCCTGGCGAATGACACGGGCCCGGCGAAATTAGCCATGGCCATGAACGTGCCGACCGCCATCGTCTGGGGACCGTCGGATCGATATGGCGGCGGCGCTTGGAATCAGCAAAACCAGTTGACCATTCATAATAATATGCCCTGCAGCCCATGTTTTTTAACCGGTTTGACCCTTCGCGGTGAGGGCGTGTTGAACCATCAAAATTGCGGGCATCGCAACTGCCTTAACGCGCTTTCAATCGACGATGTTTGCGGCAAGGTCAAGGAGTTGATCGGTCATGGCTCATCATAA
- a CDS encoding glycosyltransferase family 39 protein, which produces MAHHKANAPENSPMRRLFGRLTSPDRMSSRRAIIFIFSLAFIVRAVVLLTARDVDYGFSAGFKLAETARNFLEGRGLAWDARYLAALNEEAFRENPLKPKLEVFEAVPPLEPSPESLESFRGRPPGYSLVVAATWAMFGKKLFLYSQILFVLLDIAACLLIWWLTKELFGPTMALAAGVLYALSLPHATLSIFPGHDAINAFPVAACLAFFWMGLKRNSWPLYVASGIAAGAGSWIRQEPYLMPVVLAIALAVTGRFKEALRYLVLAQAAAFLTVAPWGLRNADMFGKFQIVSPAYAHNLLQGLLESDNPWGIKCDDQWVKAFVRSKGVDALYHTPEFNKVCMDEFLRLLELEPLFYVKRIVKRSITSLFPTIMPFEAAYTRYWRNLLGREGVLGFFMAHPVETLAPLFYKLMWLFLWIGSCCVFLGINRISQPKKTMIWALAGTTLYYWTTHVPMHLEYRFILPGYFPLMILGAEGWRRMAAWKKV; this is translated from the coding sequence ATGGCTCATCATAAGGCGAACGCGCCGGAGAATTCGCCGATGCGGCGCTTGTTCGGCCGGTTGACCTCGCCGGATCGAATGAGTTCGCGCCGCGCGATCATTTTTATTTTTTCTTTGGCCTTCATCGTCAGGGCCGTCGTTTTATTGACGGCTCGCGACGTCGATTATGGATTCAGCGCGGGCTTTAAGCTCGCGGAAACCGCGCGTAATTTTTTGGAAGGCCGGGGCCTTGCTTGGGATGCCCGTTATTTGGCGGCTTTAAACGAAGAAGCCTTCAGGGAGAATCCGTTAAAACCGAAACTCGAAGTTTTCGAAGCCGTCCCCCCTCTCGAACCGTCGCCGGAGAGCCTGGAATCGTTCCGCGGCCGGCCGCCGGGCTACAGCTTGGTCGTGGCCGCGACCTGGGCCATGTTCGGCAAAAAGTTGTTCCTGTATTCGCAAATTTTATTCGTGCTGCTCGATATCGCCGCTTGTCTCTTAATTTGGTGGCTGACCAAAGAGCTCTTCGGCCCAACAATGGCTTTGGCGGCCGGTGTTCTTTATGCGCTGAGCCTGCCGCACGCCACGTTGTCCATTTTTCCGGGCCATGACGCCATCAATGCCTTTCCCGTGGCCGCTTGTTTGGCTTTTTTTTGGATGGGGCTGAAACGCAATTCCTGGCCCTTGTACGTCGCTTCGGGCATTGCGGCCGGCGCCGGCAGTTGGATACGCCAGGAGCCTTATTTAATGCCCGTCGTTTTGGCGATTGCCCTGGCCGTGACCGGCCGCTTCAAGGAGGCCTTGCGTTATCTTGTTTTGGCCCAGGCCGCCGCTTTTTTGACGGTCGCTCCCTGGGGGCTGCGCAACGCCGACATGTTCGGGAAATTTCAAATCGTCTCCCCTGCCTACGCCCATAATCTTCTCCAGGGCCTGCTTGAGAGCGACAACCCGTGGGGCATCAAATGCGATGATCAGTGGGTCAAAGCGTTCGTCCGCAGCAAAGGCGTCGACGCTTTGTACCACACTCCGGAATTCAACAAAGTGTGCATGGATGAATTCCTTCGATTGCTTGAACTCGAGCCTTTGTTCTACGTCAAACGCATCGTGAAGCGCTCGATCACTTCGTTGTTCCCGACCATCATGCCGTTTGAGGCCGCGTACACGCGCTATTGGCGCAACCTGCTCGGCCGCGAAGGCGTTCTCGGCTTTTTCATGGCGCATCCTGTTGAAACCTTGGCGCCCTTATTTTATAAGCTGATGTGGCTTTTCCTATGGATCGGCAGCTGTTGCGTTTTTTTAGGAATCAACCGGATCAGCCAGCCCAAGAAAACGATGATTTGGGCGTTGGCCGGAACCACTCTTTATTATTGGACGACGCATGTTCCCATGCATCTTGAATACCGCTTCATTCTGCCGGGCTATTTTCCCTTGATGATTTTGGGCGCCGAGGGATGGCGCCGCATGGCCGCCTGGAAAAAGGTTTAA
- a CDS encoding glycosyltransferase family 2 protein, translating to MPCFSVVIPVFNEQENIAELYGRVSAALKNFGGDDEVIFVDDGSTDGTRRMLDDLHRSNQGRVKVIGLSRNFGHQAAITAGLKMASGDAVVTMDGDLQHPPEAIGQFVAKWNEGYEVVTGVRQNTQGQGFWKEINGRAAYWLISCLGGIHLPFGAADFRLIDRKVLEYIQRLEERHLFLRGLIPWLGFKQTTLEYTVAPRRHGRPKYTLARQINLALDGLISFSIYPLRLAIILGLAISAAGFCYACYALYTHFFSGRTVTGWTSLLVGVLLMGGVQLIVLGIMGEYLGRVYEEVKRRPSYVVERLLGFKSGGANS from the coding sequence ATGCCCTGTTTTTCGGTCGTTATCCCCGTCTTTAACGAACAGGAAAACATCGCGGAGCTCTACGGCCGGGTGTCGGCGGCGCTGAAAAATTTCGGCGGGGACGATGAAGTCATTTTCGTCGATGACGGCTCCACGGATGGAACCCGCCGCATGCTTGACGATTTGCATCGCTCCAACCAGGGGCGCGTCAAAGTCATCGGATTATCGAGAAACTTCGGCCATCAGGCCGCGATTACGGCCGGCTTGAAAATGGCGTCGGGCGATGCGGTCGTCACCATGGACGGCGATTTGCAGCATCCGCCGGAGGCCATCGGCCAATTCGTCGCTAAATGGAACGAGGGTTATGAAGTGGTGACCGGCGTCCGTCAAAACACTCAGGGCCAGGGTTTTTGGAAGGAAATCAACGGGCGTGCCGCCTACTGGCTCATCAGCTGTTTGGGCGGCATTCATTTGCCTTTCGGTGCGGCTGATTTTCGTTTGATCGATCGAAAGGTCCTGGAATACATCCAACGCCTTGAAGAACGCCATTTGTTCCTGCGCGGATTAATTCCTTGGCTGGGTTTTAAGCAGACCACGCTTGAGTACACGGTCGCTCCCAGGCGTCACGGGCGGCCCAAATATACGCTGGCGCGCCAGATCAATTTGGCGCTGGACGGTTTGATTTCGTTTTCAATCTACCCTTTGCGCCTGGCCATTATTCTCGGCCTGGCCATTTCGGCCGCCGGCTTTTGTTATGCCTGCTACGCTCTGTACACCCATTTTTTTTCAGGCAGAACGGTGACCGGCTGGACCTCTCTGTTGGTCGGCGTTTTGCTGATGGGCGGCGTCCAGTTGATCGTTTTGGGCATTATGGGCGAGTACCTAGGCCGCGTCTATGAAGAGGTCAAGCGCCGCCCCTCTTATGTCGTCGAGCGTCTGCTGGGTTTTAAATCCGGCGGGGCAAATTCATGA